The Daucus carota subsp. sativus chromosome 2, DH1 v3.0, whole genome shotgun sequence genome includes a window with the following:
- the LOC108209115 gene encoding uncharacterized protein LOC108209115: MENSLVKESDAGVSKKNGAVDDQRVGRGRGKGKSGVGDDGIRKRKSGGYVGLDGVESKVKRTRKGFSDGGGSSSVKSDVPCMDSGQKLDGSYGLGGFSPSLGGDGNDIQVPRKQRVFGRIKNSLKKPLVGSSSVVDQNDELNSDYKSGQTDAKGVFWSGSKCDKVNGGDAYFRRARRYEKKRKGLESGSIKDEEKVKPADDHGRCISDDFQDDEENLEQNAARMLLSRFGPWCTDPSSGSKNELSHPGEESVSHTGNLQGGSNCPSADNDSRILRPQHDSKEKGYPRKRRHFYEIVYREKDARWFLKKRIKVFWPLDERWYHGLVNDYDEERKLHHVNYDDRDQEWVNLQDEQFMLLLFRSELTDVKNALHSTDGKLIDKIGKDLKMNGLETNSDIHMDSEPISSWLTHSSSLAKSSSGLKKQKKSHSSHNELPQLSRNIANAHRTCNICFLEKEKSEVRSSKSGDRLAVDANGRESMLDKFTNMKENGSPIVYFRRRFRKKGTSSLEAVSNFSSSCLPVNSNGQRSVMSVADKFQIWEDKNICSHSHVLGPDKLMWSIGCDGLLKLNPAFLPFKEFVTQLSLPVRPLLGISVIGSETLCFIHYLLLRESGSIVTTWPNVYLEMLFVDNEVGLRFFVIEGCLKQAVAFVSLVLTVFCEANQLMESIDLQIPVTTIRFKLSCIEDPRKQYVFSFYSFSKLNHHNWLYLDSISQKRCLSYKKLPLTECTLENIKVFKGRSKHISSGVCEPPFQNIIPFGLSDPGDRYVRQSLGNDARHPVLPLALSFSAAPPLFHHLHFNLLMKSSIASVSLMDCDPACFLDHQGNTDQSTTNNQISDQCSVKVAPKGTSGTSSSHELCFGCLSCSKAQPGTNPLPASVNCDRKMSSLQFENQSSGGTETDVIEESKNPECYDLESARTFTKTKMLASFNQASPVISGDSNCHSLSSMSVEIPATEQAKSNVDGKWPGVRRASDLTSNISDDIIFSPDTSGMRNLWTSNENNLTSSPFGEASPVSHGRRTNVPKSVSSNGCRRARTQVHYALPFGGSEFSSKHKPIDPNDHPFRRTRQASEKRTPNGLKGSLRNLEFLACYANVLITQGDRGWREPGGQVVLELVCRNEWRLAVKFSGSTKYSHKVDHVFLPGSTNRHTHAMMWKGGKDWALEFPNRSQWMLFKEMHGECYNRNIHVPSVKYIPIPGVRLVEEFEDNTTDCSFTRSSGRYIRQIETDIDMAMNPLKNFYDMDSEDELWIVKNEKSFKTLDSNLVITDETFEKTMDMLEKLAYAQKCDHLTSDEIEKVMVGVGPTEVVRAIYEHWQHKRKRIGMPLIRHLQPPSWERYQQEVQEWNQLMVKGNSITSCGGKRKAPPVEKPTMFAFCLKPRGLEVPNKCSKHRSQKKFRASGHAFVGDQDRIHTSGRRFNSSTVRDEKAAYLDISPENSDNFSMLQTSTMTYMTSDAGSPEYVSLNDDASDLDYYPKPCKNKSKKIGALMSHSNLHVRRSHKQRTPGKKNGVQQQSMYLHDWPSQKHHQTEVYSRHEIMQSGVQDLDELRVREASGAAKQASSIARFKRNKAQKLLSRADFAIQVAVSAIMAADAVKSLLSPEL; this comes from the exons ATGGAAAATAGTCTAGTGAAGGAAAGTGATGCCGGGGTTTCGAAGAAAAATGGGGCTGTTGATGATCAGAGAGTGGGTCGGGGGCGTGGGAAGGGTAAGAGTGGTGTTGGTGATGATGGTATTAGGAAGAGGAAGAGTGGAGGATATGTTGGTTTGGATGGTGTGGAGTCGAAGGTGAAGAGGACTAGGAAGGGTTTCAGTGATGGGGGTGGGTCTAGTTCGGTAAAATCTGATGTCCCGTGTATGGATTCAGGTCAGAAGTTGGATGGAAGCTATGGGTTGGGTGGGTTTTCACCCAGTCTGGGTGGTGATGGTAATGATATTCAGGTTCCAAGAAAGCAGCGGGTATTTGGCAGGATTAAGAATTCTTTGAAAAAACCATTGGTGGGATCATCTAGCGTGGTTGATCAGAATGATGAGCTGAACTCTGATTATAAGAGTGGCCAGACTGATGCAAAAGGAGTATTTTGGAGTGGTAGTAAGTGCGATAAAGTGAATGGAGGTGATGCTTATTTTAGAAGAGCGAGGAGATATGAGAAGAAAAGGAAGGGTTTGGAATCAGGTAGTATAAAGGACGAAGAAAAGGTTAAGCCTGCAGATGATCATGGTAGATGTATTAGTGATGATTTCCAGGATGACGAGGAAAACCTTGAACAAAATGCAGCACGGATGCTTTTATCTCGATTTGGTCCTTGGTGCACTGATCCTTCATCTGGAAGCAAAAATGAATTGAGTCATCCTGGTGAAGAAAGTGTCAGTCACACAGGGAACTTGCAAGGTGGTTCCAATTGCCCTTCTGCGGATAATGATAGCAGGATACTGAGACCACAGCATGACAGCAAAGAGAAGGGATATCCTCGAAAGCGACGCCATTTTTATGAAATTGTGTATAGGGAAAAGGATGCTCGATGGTTTTTGAAGAAAAGGATCAAGGTGTTTTGGCCTTTGGATGAGAGGTGGTATCATGGACTTGTCAATGATTATGACGAAGAGAGAAAGCTACATCATGTGAATTATGATGACAGGGATCAAGAATGGGTAAATCTTCAAGATGAGCAGTTCATGCTCTTACTTTTTCGCAGCGAACTTACAGACGTGAAAAATGCACTACACTCTACCGATGGTAAACTAATTGACAAGATTGGAAAAGATTTAAAGATGAATGGATTAGAAACCAACTCCGATATTCATATGGACTCAGAGCCTATTAGTTCATGGCTGACTCATTCCTCTAGTCTAGCCAAATCTTCTTCTGGTCtgaaaaaacagaaaaaatcaCATTCATCTCACAATGAATTGCCACAATTGTCTAGAAATATTGCAAATGCACATAGGActtgtaatatatgttttttggaAAAGGAAAAAAGTGAAGTACGTTCTTCTAAATCTGGAGATAGGTTAGCTGTTGACGCAAATGGTAGAGAATCAATGCTGGATAAATTTACAAATATGAAAGAGAATGGGTCACCGATTGTCTATTTCAGGAGGCGGTTCCGCAAAAAAGGGACTTCTTCATTAGAAGCTGTTTCCAATTTCTCGTCCTCTTGCCTTCCTGTTAATAGTAATGGACAGAGAAGTGTAATGTCTGTTGCTGATAAATTCCAAATTTGGgaagataaaaatatttgttctcATAGTCATGTCTTGGGCCCAGACAAGCTAATGTGGTCAATAGGTTGTGACGGCTTGCTGAAGCTGAACCCGGCCTTTTTGCCATTTAAAGAATTTGTTACTCAACTAAGCTTACCAGTCCGTCCTCTCCTGGGTATATCTGTAATTGGTTCTGAAACTCTCTGCTTTATCCATTATCTTTTGCTGCGGGAATCTGGTTCAATTGTGACTACATGGCCTAATGTTTACTTAGAGATGCTTTTTGTCGACAACGAAGTTGGTTTACGGTTTTTCGTAATTGAAGGCTGCCTGAAGCAGGCTGTTGCATTTGTTTCCCTTGTTCTCACTGTTTTTTGTGAAGCAAATCAATTGATGGAGTCCATTGACTTGCAAATTCCAGTAACTACAATAAGATTTAAACTTTCCTGTATTGAAGATCCTAGAAAACAATATGTTTTTTCATTTTACAGCTTCTCCAAATTAAATCATCACAACTGGTTGTACCTAGACTCGATATCTCAAAAACGCTGTTTATCTTATAAGAAACTACCTTTGACCGAATGCACTTTGGAGAACATTAAAGTGTTTAAAGGTCGAAGCAAGCATATATCTTCTGGTGTCTGTGAACCCCCCTTTCAG AATATTATACCCTTTGGCCTTTCGGATCCGGGAGACAGATATGTGAGGCAGTCACTTGGTAATGATGCACGGCATCCAGTGCTACCGCTTGCTCTTTCATTTAGCGCTGCACCCCCTTTATTTCATCACCTCCATTTCAATCTGCTGATGAAAAGCAGTATTGCTTCGGTTAGTCTAATGGACTGCGATCCTGCTTGTTTTCTGGACCATCAAGGAAATACTGACCAGTCAACAACCAATAATCAGATTTCCGATCAATGCTCTGTGAAAGTAGCTCCTAAAGGTACTTCCGGAACTTCTTCGTCGCATGAGCTATGTTTTGGATGTCTCTCATGTTCCAAAGCACAGCCAGGAACTAATCCCTTGCCTGCTAGCGTGAACTGTGATAGAAAAATGTCATCTCTACAATTTGAAAACCAGAGTTCTGGAGGAACAGAGACTGATGTTATTGAGGAATCCAAGAATCCAGAATGTTACGATCTGGAATCAGCAAGAACTTTTACCAAAACAAAAATGCTAGCTTCCTTTAATCAGGCCTCCCCAGTCATTTCTGGTGACAGCAACTGTCATAGTTTAAGTAGCATGAGTGTTGAAATTCCAGCAACTGAACAAGCCAAGAGCAATGTTGATGGTAAATGGCCTGGTGTGCGTAGGGCTTCTGATCTTACTTCTAATATCAGCGACGATATTATCTTCAGTCCTGACACTTCTGGTATGAGAAATTTGTGGACTAGCAATGAAAATAACTTAACTTCTTCGCCTTTCGGAGAAGCCTCTCCTGTTTCGCATGGTAGAAGAACAAACGTACCTAAAAGTGTCTCTAGTAATGGATGTAGGAGAGCACGAACTCAGGTCCATTATGCCTTGCCTTTTGGAGGTTCCGAATTCAGTTCAAAACACAAACCTATTGATCCAAATGACCATCCGTTCAGACGAACTAGGCAAGCTAGTGAAAAGAGGACGCCTAATGGTCTTAAAGGTTCTTTAAGGAATCTGGAGTTCTTAGCATGTTATGCAAATGTTCTAATAACTCAAGGGGATCGAGGTTGGAGGGAACCTGGGGGACAAGTTGTTCTGGAACTAGTTTGTCGTAATGAGTGGAGACTTGCTGTTAAGTTCTCTGGAAGTACAAAGTATTCTCATAAGGTAGATCATGTTTTTCTACCTGGATCAACAAACCGCCACACACATGCCATGATGTGGAAAGGAGGAAAGGATTGGGCACTGGAATTCCCAAACAGGAGTCAATGGATGCTCTTTAAGGAAATGCACGGGGAGTGTTACAATCGGAACATTCATGTCCCTTCAGTGAAGTACATCCCTATTCCTGGCGTCCGTTTGGTTGAGGAATTTGAAGATAATACAACAGATTGTTCTTTTACTCGAAGTTCTGGCAGGTACATTCGGCAGATTGAGACTGATATTGACATGGCTATGAATCCTTTGAAGAACTTCTATGACATGGATAGTGAAGACGAGTTGTGGattgtgaaaaatgaaaaatcttTCAAAACCCTGGACAGTAACCtagtgattactgatgaaaCTTTTGAAAAAACTATGGACATGCTGGAGAAACTTGCATATGCTCAAAAGTGTGATCACTTAACTTCTGATGAAATAGAAAAGGTAATGGTTGGGGTTGGGCCGACTGAAGTGGTCCGTGCAATTTATGAACATTGGCAGCACAAGAGAAAGAGAATTGGGATGCCTTTGATAAGGCACTTGCAG CCTCCATCATGGGAAAGGTACCAACAGGAAGTACAAGAGTGGAATCAGTTGATGGTCAAAGGCAACAGTATCACTTCATGTGGAGGCAAGAGGAAGGCACCACCTGTGGAGAAACCAACCATGTTTGCTTTCTGTTTGAAGCCACGTGGTCTGGAAGTGCCTAACAAGTGTTCGAAGCATAGATCACAGAAGAAATTTCGTGCTTCCGGCCATGCTTTTGTAGGAGATCAGGATCGCATTCATACTTCTG GGAGAAGATTTAACTCATCTACAGTCAGAGATGAGAAGGCTGCATATCTTGATATTAGTCCTGAAAATTCAGATAATTTTTCAATGCTTCAGACATCAACAATGACTTACATGACAAGTGATGCTGGTAGTCCTGAATATGTTTCATTGAACGATGATGCATCTGACTTGGATTATTACCCCAAGCCTTGCAAGAACAAGTCAAAGAAAATTGGAGCATTAATGTCCCATAGTAATTTACATGTACGGCGCTCACACAAACAGAGAACACCAGGGAAGAAAAATGGTGTGCAGCAGCAGAGTATGTATCTACATGACTGGCCAAGTCAGAAGCATCACCAAACAGAAGTGTATTCGAGGCATGAGATCATGCAGTCAGGTGTGCAAGATCTTGATGAGTTGCGGGTGCGAGAAGCATCTGGTGCAGCCAAGCAGGCATCTAGCATTGCAAGGTTCAAGAGAAATAAAGCACAGAAATTACTTTCTAGAGCAGATTTCGCTATTCAGGTTGCTGTGTCGGCTATTATGGCTGCGGATGCAGTAAAAAGCCTCCTATCACCGGAGCTATGA
- the LOC108207732 gene encoding NDR1/HIN1-like protein 10 — translation MATSSSEEDRKTLTSTTESPSKPQSQPQPQPPPPEEPLSGGYPYPPPYQGYPPQPYPAGYPGNNYQYGAQPPPHAFILLGPPQRSQAYKLARVFLVIMIVLFLGMSLMSFLTWLIYGSDIPEFHAESLEMTVVDAKNMASNTTWSANVSVRNPSQKYEVSYDYVEATLVYEDHLLDTDYADPFVLGKKEKRTFGSKFQTPNANQKNIVGATWMTEIENERRHRGEVAFDLRIIVNVVFRRRDYDHTLSRKLKVFCGGLKVVFPSTADTVGRMDDGSKECLILST, via the coding sequence ATGGCTACTTCCTCCTCAGAAGAGGATCGGAAAACCTTAACATCCACCACAGAATCACCCTCAAAACCACAAtcacaaccacaaccacaaccaccTCCGCCAGAGGAGCCCCTGTCAGGCGGATACCCTTATCCTCCACCCTATCAAGGCTACCCCCCGCAGCCTTATCCAGCTGGCTACCCTGGCAACAACTACCAATATGGCGCACAACCACCGCCACACGCCTTTATTTTACTAGGACCTCCGCAAAGAAGCCAGGCCTACAAGCTGGCTCGCGTGTTTCTTGTAATCATGATAGTCCTTTTTCTAGGAATGTCTTTGATGAGTTTCTTAACGTGGCTCATTTACGGCTCAGACATCCCTGAATTTCACGCAGAGTCATTAGAAATGACCGTCGTTGATGCCAAAAACATGGCCTCCAACACGACATGGAGCGCCAATGTGAGTGTCAGGAACCCGAGCCAGAAGTACGAGGTATCGTATGATTATGTGGAGGCCACACTGGTTTACGAAGATCATCTGTTGGACACAGATTACGCGGATCCATTTGTGTTggggaaaaaagaaaagagaacatTCGGGTCCAAGTTTCAGACTCCGAATGCGAATCAGAAGAACATAGTAGGAGCCACGTGGATGACGGAGATCGAGAATGAACGACGGCATAGAGGAGAGGTTGCTTTCGATTTGAGAATCATTGTGAATGTTGTGTTCCGGAGGCGTGATTATGATCATACTCTGAGCCGAAAGCTGAAAGTGTTCTGCGGAGGATTGAAGGTTGTGTTTCCATCTACGGCGGATACAGTTGGGAGAATGGACGATGGTTCAAAAGAATGTTTGATATTGAGTACCTAG